AGTAGAGGTTATTACTACGTAGCAATGAAAGAAATCACAAAAGGATTGAGCGCTTGGTGTGAAAACTATTCAAAGCAGGCACAATATTTAGCTTCCATTGAAACAGACCCAGAATTAAAAGCTAACTACGAAAAGATTCAAGAAGTTATGGGAAATATTGCACATAAGAAACCTTCAAACTTCTGGGAAGCAATTCAGATGACAATCTGTTGTCATTTAGGCGTTGTCAATGAAGATCCTCAGTCTGGTCAATCCATTGGTAGACTTGGACAAGTATTACAGCCATTTTATGAAAAAGATATTGAAGATGGCATTATGACAGATGAAGATGTTATTGAACTTCTTGAATTATACAGAATTAAAATTACTTGTATTGAATGTTTTGCATCCGCTGGAGTATCTGGCGGTGTTCTTTCCGGCAATACATTCAACAACCTTTCTTTAGGTGGACAAAGTTACCATGGCCTTACAGCAGTTACTCCACTGGAATATTTAATTGTTGAAGCAGGTATGAGAAATAGAACTCCTCAACCTACACTAACTGTATTATATGATGAAAAGACACCTGAAGACTTTCTTATGAAAGCTGCTTCCTGTACAAAATTAGGATGCGGATATCCTGCATGGGTGAATAACCAGACTGGTATGAACTTTATGTTAAGAAATTATGGACCAGAAGGAATGAGTCTTGAAGACGCAAGAGCATGGTGTCTTGGAGGATGTCTTGAATCTGCCCCTGGATGCTTCTTACCACTACATTATAATGGAAAAGTAACCATGATTCCTGGCGGAGCTTCACCTACCTGCGGTACAGGTGTTCATTTTATTGCTATGCCTAAAATACTTGAACTTGTTTTAACAAACGGTCTAGATAAAAGAACAGGAAAACAAATATATCCAGCTCACAATAGAACGATTGATTCTTATGAAACCATGGTGGATCAATGGGGAAAATATATGGAGCTTACTACAGATGTTGTTAATAAGGTTAATAATATCCAAATGGATCTTTGGAGAAAAAATAACATGCCTGTTGTTAACTCACTCTTAAAACCAGATTGCTTTACCAATGGTCAAGACATTGGTGCTATGGGCGCAAGATATAATGCAACGATTAACTTCGAATCTTGTGGTACTATCACATTGATTAATTCCTTAGCTTCTATTAAGAAAAATGTCTTTGATGATAAAAAGTTTACAATCGAAGAAATGACAGATGCATTGCTTAATAACTTTGGATTTGAAACTGCATACCAAACAGGGGTATTCTCACCAGATTCAAGAGTGAGCACAGAAAACAGCCCTAAATACGAAGAGATTTTTGCGGCTTGCATAAATGCACCAAAATACGGAAATGCAGACCCATATGCTGATAATATTTTAAGAGACTATGAGTATTACATGTATGACATGGTTCGTAAATTTAAGTCATACTACGGCAAACCTTTATATCTATGCCAAATCTCAGTATCAACCCATGGTCCTCAAGGTTTTGTAACATTAGCTACAGCAGATGGAAGATTGGCAGGTACAACTTACTCAGATGGTTCTTTATCTGCAGAGGCTGGAACTGATAAGAATGGTATTTATGCTATATTCGAATCTGCATCTGTTTATGACCACTCAATGGAACAAAACTCACAAATGAATTTAAAACTTCATCCTACAGCAGTAAGAGGTTTGAATGGAACAAGAAAACTTCTTGATATTGT
The Clostridium sp. Marseille-P299 genome window above contains:
- the hpdB gene encoding 4-hydroxyphenylacetate decarboxylase large subunit, with the translated sequence MNSTGNTLEDVLKSRGIDMADVDAQDYKIPEPKESTKRLMEIYYNLKVTADMEAPYWYNRAWWENDGDVTIVRRAKAMAACLSHITPTILPYEKLVMNKTKNVRGAFPFPWVCASFFNAQAEALMNEVDAPAESEADSVSMVGAGGGNVTESYGNVISLAKKFGMRKEEIPVLVKTSKPWDGVSVEDISAKYAKFTPGYDLEQRIMESVICMFDSWAIPQGREVMNYYLPLEYGFDRIIELCDEKIAEVMGEAGDDGIQGMSRGYYYVAMKEITKGLSAWCENYSKQAQYLASIETDPELKANYEKIQEVMGNIAHKKPSNFWEAIQMTICCHLGVVNEDPQSGQSIGRLGQVLQPFYEKDIEDGIMTDEDVIELLELYRIKITCIECFASAGVSGGVLSGNTFNNLSLGGQSYHGLTAVTPLEYLIVEAGMRNRTPQPTLTVLYDEKTPEDFLMKAASCTKLGCGYPAWVNNQTGMNFMLRNYGPEGMSLEDARAWCLGGCLESAPGCFLPLHYNGKVTMIPGGASPTCGTGVHFIAMPKILELVLTNGLDKRTGKQIYPAHNRTIDSYETMVDQWGKYMELTTDVVNKVNNIQMDLWRKNNMPVVNSLLKPDCFTNGQDIGAMGARYNATINFESCGTITLINSLASIKKNVFDDKKFTIEEMTDALLNNFGFETAYQTGVFSPDSRVSTENSPKYEEIFAACINAPKYGNADPYADNILRDYEYYMYDMVRKFKSYYGKPLYLCQISVSTHGPQGFVTLATADGRLAGTTYSDGSLSAEAGTDKNGIYAIFESASVYDHSMEQNSQMNLKLHPTAVRGLNGTRKLLDIVRAYMRKGGFHVQFNVVDSETLRDAQERPDNYRDLMVRVAGFTQYWCEIGKPIQDEVIYRTEYEA